A portion of the Magnolia sinica isolate HGM2019 chromosome 17, MsV1, whole genome shotgun sequence genome contains these proteins:
- the LOC131230354 gene encoding U-box domain-containing protein 33 isoform X1, translated as MTLVSSSLVLPQKVQKQQQQMQMQRPSRSFGAESGGEIEEEEAVAVEDPVPSVETDEKIYVAVGKEVRESKSTVEWAARNAGGKNIVLLHVHQPAQMIPMLGAKFPASKMKPSEVRAYREDEKKKMDDVLNVYKLICARERVQAETLVIDMDDIDKGIVQLVADNGIRKLVMGAAADKHYSSCRKSKQAKSKKAITVARDAHLSCQISFVCKGSLICTREASLEGNGFWAVPPSPVASPSNGVGQPSSSNANVAQPSPLRMRSSSDRPSRLTNPVQDFFFRSKSENYTSQTRGRPAAVSPSMEDTDKMPMQESPVSLEGSNNHWGGISPSPVGLAWSTSDEGTSSIHSVSLERDDPNTTSHSGSIERDDQSEGGSWVLHPVNESEEDSPFASPPNQLEEEVLDDDVYVRLQQAIEEADCYGREAYEESNRRRKAERDAVEAARKAKASENSYAKEMKLRKEIEDLLQQETQQLESIKIQRQEVFEELQRARDQQSTLEAKIANSNRILSEFKEKFRAAEEQLSTVQKERDELERERDEAVHQTEELRRRSEEAAASSSQDPTNYSEFEFTELEEATNGFDPAMKIGEGGYGCVYKGMLRHTAVAVKLLRPESSQGQCEFQQEVIVLSKVRHPNLVTLIGTCPGAGALIYEFLANGSLEDRLSCKDNTAPLSWQTRTRIAADICSALIFLHSNRPDGIVHGDLKPGNVLIDSNYVAKLGDFGICRLIPQKDTDTTLCLMTDPKGTPLYMDPEFRATGVLTPRSDVYSFGIIILRLLTGKPVLGIAKEVEDALKNGCLQRVLDETAGDWPFVQAKQLAHIGVRCCQLSRKNRPDLVSEVWRVLEPMTASAGYASCFRLMAEDSGRAPSYFICPIFLEIMRDPHIAADGFTYEAEAIRGWLDDGNNTSPMTNVRLPHTELIPNRALKSAIQEWLHQP; from the exons ATGACGCTGGTGAGTTCGTCGCTGGTACTTCCGCAGAAGGtgcagaagcagcagcagcagatgcaGATGCAGCGTCCGTCGCGTAGTTTTGGAGCGGAGAGCGGTGGAGAAATCGAGGAGGAGGAGGCGGTGGCGGTGGAGGACCCGGTTCCGTCCGTCGAGACGGACGAGAAGATTTACGTGGCGGTGGGGAAGGAGGTAAGGGAGAGCAAGTCGACGGTGGAATGGGCTGCGAGGAACGCTGGAGGGAAGAACATCGTCCTCCTCCACGTACATCAGCCGGCGCAGATGATCCCCATGC tgGGGGCAAAATTTCCTGCGAGCAAAATGAAACCGTCGGAGGTAAGGGCATACAGAGAAGACGAAAAGAAAAAGATGGATGACGTGTTGAATGTGTATAAGCTTATTTGTGCAAGAGAAAGG GTGCAGGCTGAAACCCTTGTGATTGACATGGATGATATAGATAAAGGAATTGTTCAGCTGGTGGCCGATAATGGTATACGCAAGCTTGTCATGGGAGCGGCCGCAGACAAGCACTACTCAAG tTGCAGGAAATCGAAGCAGGCCAAGTCCAAGAAAGCTATCACGGTGGCCCGTGATGCCCATCTTTCTTGCCAGATATCCTTTGTATGCAAAGGAAGCCTCATTTGCACCAG GGAAGCTAGTTTAGAGGGAAATGGTTTCTGGGCGGTCCCACCATCGCCTGTGGCCAGCCCAAGCAATGGTGTGGGCCAACCTAGCTCATCAAACGCTAATGTGGCCCAGCCCAGTCCATTAAGGATGAGATCGTCGTCCGACAGGCCAAGCCGCCTAACAAACCCAGTACAAGACTTTTTCTTCCGGTCCAAATCCGAAAACTACACATCTCAGACCCGCGGTCGGCCTGCAGCGGTATCACCGTCGATGGAGGATACTGATAAGATGCCAATGCAAGAAAGCCCAGTGAGTTTGGAGGGGAGCAATAACCATTGGGGTGGGATCTCACCAAGCCCAGTGGGCTTAGCATGGTCCACCAGCGATGAAGGTACCAGCTCAATCCATTCGGTTTCGTTAGAGAGGGACGATCCAAACACTACTTCCCATTCGGGTTCAATCGAAAGGGATGATCAGAGTGAAGGAGGTTCGTGGGTATTGCATCCGGTGAACGAGTCGGAAGAGGATAGCCCGTTCGCATCTCCTCCTAATCAGCTC GAAGAGGAAGTATTAGATGATGATGTGTATGTAAGGCTACAGCAAGCCATTGAAGAAGCTGATTGTTACGGACGAGAGGCGTATGAGGAGTCAAACAGGCGGCGGAAAGCCGAGAGGGATGCCGTCGAGGCGGCTCGCAAG GCGAAAGCATCGGAAAACTCATACGCAAAAGAAATGAAACTCCGGAAGGAGATAGAAGATCTGCTCCAACAAGAGACTCAACAACTCGAATCTATCAAGATCCAACGGCAGGAAGTGTTTGAAGAGCTCCAACGGGCCCGTGATCAGCAATCAACGTTGGAGGCCAAGATCGCCAACTCGAACCGCATTTTAAGCGAGTTCAAGGAGAAATTCAGAGCGGCCGAGGAGCAACTGTCGACGGTCCAAAAGGAGCGGGACGAGCTGGAGAGGGAGCGAGACGAAGCTGTCCATCAGACTGAGGAGCTGCGGCGGAGGAGTGAGGAGGCTGCAGCGAGTAGCTCGCAGGACCCGACCAACTACTCCGAGTTCGAGTTCACGGAGCTCGAGGAGGCGACGAATGGCTTTGACCCGGCGATGAAGATCGGAGAGGGGGGGTATGGGTGCGTTTACAAGGGCATGCTCCGCCACACGGCCGTGGCGGTGAAGTTGTTGCGCCCTGAGAGCTCGCAAGGCCAATGTGAATTCCAGCAAGAG GTAATTGTTCTGAGTAAGGTGAGACACCCGAATCTGGTAACTCTGATTGGTACATGCCCAGGAGCTGGGGCCCTCATCTATGAATTCCTCGCCAATGGGAGCCTAGAAGATAGGCTCTCATGCAAGGATAACACCGCCCCTCTATCATGGCAGACCCGAACCCGAATTGCCGCCGACATATGTTCAGCCCTTATCTTCCTACACTCAAATAGACCCGACGGCATTGTCCACGGCGATCTAAAACCCGGCAACGTACTCATCGATTCGAACTACGTCGCCAAGCTCGGCGATTTTGGCATCTGTCGTTTAATCCCACAAAAGGATACGgataccacattgtgtttgatgACAGACCCGAAAGGTACACCTCTATACATGGACCCGGAATTTCGGGCCACTGGAGTGCTGACCCCACGATCCGACGTCTATTCTTTCGGGATCATAATCCTACGGCTGTTAACGGGTAAGCCAGTGTTGGGAATTGCGAAGGAGGTTGAGGATGCGCTCAAGAACGGCTGTCTGCAACGGGTTCTTGATGAGACGGCCGGCGACTGGCCGTTCGTTCAGGCCAAGCAGCTCGCGCATATTGGGGTGAGGTGTTGTCAGTTGAGCAGGAAGAACCGGCCGGATCTCGTGTCGGAGGTGTGGAGAGTGCTGGAGCCGATGACGGCGTCGGCGGGGTATGCGTCATGTTTCCGGCTGATGGCGGAGGATTCCGGCCGGGCTCCGTCTTACTTCATCTGTCCAATCTTTCTG
- the LOC131230354 gene encoding U-box domain-containing protein 33 isoform X2, whose product MDDIDKGIVQLVADNGIRKLVMGAAADKHYSSCRKSKQAKSKKAITVARDAHLSCQISFVCKGSLICTREASLEGNGFWAVPPSPVASPSNGVGQPSSSNANVAQPSPLRMRSSSDRPSRLTNPVQDFFFRSKSENYTSQTRGRPAAVSPSMEDTDKMPMQESPVSLEGSNNHWGGISPSPVGLAWSTSDEGTSSIHSVSLERDDPNTTSHSGSIERDDQSEGGSWVLHPVNESEEDSPFASPPNQLEEEVLDDDVYVRLQQAIEEADCYGREAYEESNRRRKAERDAVEAARKAKASENSYAKEMKLRKEIEDLLQQETQQLESIKIQRQEVFEELQRARDQQSTLEAKIANSNRILSEFKEKFRAAEEQLSTVQKERDELERERDEAVHQTEELRRRSEEAAASSSQDPTNYSEFEFTELEEATNGFDPAMKIGEGGYGCVYKGMLRHTAVAVKLLRPESSQGQCEFQQEVIVLSKVRHPNLVTLIGTCPGAGALIYEFLANGSLEDRLSCKDNTAPLSWQTRTRIAADICSALIFLHSNRPDGIVHGDLKPGNVLIDSNYVAKLGDFGICRLIPQKDTDTTLCLMTDPKGTPLYMDPEFRATGVLTPRSDVYSFGIIILRLLTGKPVLGIAKEVEDALKNGCLQRVLDETAGDWPFVQAKQLAHIGVRCCQLSRKNRPDLVSEVWRVLEPMTASAGYASCFRLMAEDSGRAPSYFICPIFLEIMRDPHIAADGFTYEAEAIRGWLDDGNNTSPMTNVRLPHTELIPNRALKSAIQEWLHQP is encoded by the exons ATGGATGATATAGATAAAGGAATTGTTCAGCTGGTGGCCGATAATGGTATACGCAAGCTTGTCATGGGAGCGGCCGCAGACAAGCACTACTCAAG tTGCAGGAAATCGAAGCAGGCCAAGTCCAAGAAAGCTATCACGGTGGCCCGTGATGCCCATCTTTCTTGCCAGATATCCTTTGTATGCAAAGGAAGCCTCATTTGCACCAG GGAAGCTAGTTTAGAGGGAAATGGTTTCTGGGCGGTCCCACCATCGCCTGTGGCCAGCCCAAGCAATGGTGTGGGCCAACCTAGCTCATCAAACGCTAATGTGGCCCAGCCCAGTCCATTAAGGATGAGATCGTCGTCCGACAGGCCAAGCCGCCTAACAAACCCAGTACAAGACTTTTTCTTCCGGTCCAAATCCGAAAACTACACATCTCAGACCCGCGGTCGGCCTGCAGCGGTATCACCGTCGATGGAGGATACTGATAAGATGCCAATGCAAGAAAGCCCAGTGAGTTTGGAGGGGAGCAATAACCATTGGGGTGGGATCTCACCAAGCCCAGTGGGCTTAGCATGGTCCACCAGCGATGAAGGTACCAGCTCAATCCATTCGGTTTCGTTAGAGAGGGACGATCCAAACACTACTTCCCATTCGGGTTCAATCGAAAGGGATGATCAGAGTGAAGGAGGTTCGTGGGTATTGCATCCGGTGAACGAGTCGGAAGAGGATAGCCCGTTCGCATCTCCTCCTAATCAGCTC GAAGAGGAAGTATTAGATGATGATGTGTATGTAAGGCTACAGCAAGCCATTGAAGAAGCTGATTGTTACGGACGAGAGGCGTATGAGGAGTCAAACAGGCGGCGGAAAGCCGAGAGGGATGCCGTCGAGGCGGCTCGCAAG GCGAAAGCATCGGAAAACTCATACGCAAAAGAAATGAAACTCCGGAAGGAGATAGAAGATCTGCTCCAACAAGAGACTCAACAACTCGAATCTATCAAGATCCAACGGCAGGAAGTGTTTGAAGAGCTCCAACGGGCCCGTGATCAGCAATCAACGTTGGAGGCCAAGATCGCCAACTCGAACCGCATTTTAAGCGAGTTCAAGGAGAAATTCAGAGCGGCCGAGGAGCAACTGTCGACGGTCCAAAAGGAGCGGGACGAGCTGGAGAGGGAGCGAGACGAAGCTGTCCATCAGACTGAGGAGCTGCGGCGGAGGAGTGAGGAGGCTGCAGCGAGTAGCTCGCAGGACCCGACCAACTACTCCGAGTTCGAGTTCACGGAGCTCGAGGAGGCGACGAATGGCTTTGACCCGGCGATGAAGATCGGAGAGGGGGGGTATGGGTGCGTTTACAAGGGCATGCTCCGCCACACGGCCGTGGCGGTGAAGTTGTTGCGCCCTGAGAGCTCGCAAGGCCAATGTGAATTCCAGCAAGAG GTAATTGTTCTGAGTAAGGTGAGACACCCGAATCTGGTAACTCTGATTGGTACATGCCCAGGAGCTGGGGCCCTCATCTATGAATTCCTCGCCAATGGGAGCCTAGAAGATAGGCTCTCATGCAAGGATAACACCGCCCCTCTATCATGGCAGACCCGAACCCGAATTGCCGCCGACATATGTTCAGCCCTTATCTTCCTACACTCAAATAGACCCGACGGCATTGTCCACGGCGATCTAAAACCCGGCAACGTACTCATCGATTCGAACTACGTCGCCAAGCTCGGCGATTTTGGCATCTGTCGTTTAATCCCACAAAAGGATACGgataccacattgtgtttgatgACAGACCCGAAAGGTACACCTCTATACATGGACCCGGAATTTCGGGCCACTGGAGTGCTGACCCCACGATCCGACGTCTATTCTTTCGGGATCATAATCCTACGGCTGTTAACGGGTAAGCCAGTGTTGGGAATTGCGAAGGAGGTTGAGGATGCGCTCAAGAACGGCTGTCTGCAACGGGTTCTTGATGAGACGGCCGGCGACTGGCCGTTCGTTCAGGCCAAGCAGCTCGCGCATATTGGGGTGAGGTGTTGTCAGTTGAGCAGGAAGAACCGGCCGGATCTCGTGTCGGAGGTGTGGAGAGTGCTGGAGCCGATGACGGCGTCGGCGGGGTATGCGTCATGTTTCCGGCTGATGGCGGAGGATTCCGGCCGGGCTCCGTCTTACTTCATCTGTCCAATCTTTCTG